The following are from one region of the Arachis duranensis cultivar V14167 chromosome 10, aradu.V14167.gnm2.J7QH, whole genome shotgun sequence genome:
- the LOC107468421 gene encoding uncharacterized protein LOC107468421 translates to MVCKRNTMSSDCFIRGLVFGAGFALANWVLGPKPPTVNVTAPPPPADNVTAAPALQQVDGDPCSFRAITKLLDCINSSKNEKAINKCQVYMDRLVACRKDHLSKFIRAEPLRSQITIRCSLFLSITFSKCINSYGSDISKCQFYMDRLAECRKNNGAPMSA, encoded by the exons atggTTTGCAAACGTAACACCATGAGTAGTGACTGTTTCATTAGAG GACTGGTATTTGGAGCTGGATTTGCATTGGCAAACTGGGTTTTAGGTCCCAAACCTCCTACCGTTAATGTCACTGCACCACCACCTCCTGCCGATAATGTCACCGCAGCACCAGCATTGCAGCAGGTTGATGGCGATCCGTGCTCTTTTCGAGCTATCACCAAACTCTTAGAT TGCATAAACAGCTCTAAGAATGAGAAGGCGATTAACAAGTGCCAGGTTTACATGGACAGGCTTGTAGCATGCAGAAAAGATCATCTTAGTAAGTTCATTAGAGCAGAGCCTTTGAGATCACAAATAACAATTAGGTGTTCGTTATTCTTGTCTATTACTTTCTCTAAG TGCATCAACAGCTATGGAAGCGATATTAGCAAGTGCCAGTTTTACATGGACAGGCTTGCAGAATGCAGAAAGAACAATGGTGCCCCAATGAGTGCTTGA